TCACGCCTAAGGAACACGGACCCGAATTTCTGATGGATAATCGCCATTTGTGGCTGCGGTCTAAAAATCAACATGCGATTATGCGCATTCGCCATACGGTCATCAAAGCGATCCGTGATTTTTTTGACGGCCGTGGATTTACGTTGATTGATACGCCGATTTTTACACCGGCCGCATGCGAAGGCACGACAACTTTATTTGAGACCGAGTATTTTGAGAGCAAAGCCTATCTGGCTCAAAGCGGTCAATTGTATGCTGAAGCCGGCGCAATGGCATTAGGGAAAGTTTACTGTTTCGGCCCGACATTTCGTGCTGAAAAATCCAAAACCCGCCGCCATTTGACGGAATTCTGGATGGTTGAACCGGAAGTGGCGTTTAATGATTTGTATGATAATATGGAACTGGCTGAAGACTTTCTTGAATATATCGTACAAACGGTTTTACGAGAACGTGCGCAAGAGTTAAACATTCTGGAACGCGATACGTCTAAGCTTGTAAATGTCAAAGCGCCATTTCCCCGCGTGCATTATGAGGAAGCAGTCAAGATCATTCATGATTCCGGCCTGACGTTTGAATCAGGTAATGATTTTGGCGCACCGGATGAGGCTGCGATTTCGGCAAAATTTGACCGTCCTGTTATTGTTCACCATTATCCCGCAGCCGTCAAAGCATTCTATATGAAACGTGATCCGAACCAGCCCGATAAAGCTTTGGCTATGGACATTCTGGCTCCGGAAGGTTATGGAGAAATTGTCGGCGGCAGCCAGCGTGAAGATGATTACGATACCCTGCTTAAGCGTATTAAAGAACATCATCTCCCACCTGAAGCTTTTGATTGGTATTTAGACCTTCGTCGGTACGGTTCAGTACCGCATGCCGGCTTTGGGCTCGGCGTTGAACGAACTATTACTTGGATCTGCGGCATTCAGCATTTACGCGAAGCGATCGCATTCCCGCGGATGATTCATAGATTGAAACCTTAACAAATTGACAGGAGTTACTTGATGAAATGGTTTGAAGCCAGGATAGTCATATTATTGGTTGTCGCCGCAATGTTTTATTCAGCTTGCGATGGCGATACAGTCACTATCAAATATATTGATCTGACAAATAGTCAATTGGACATTCTGTTTGTTTCCGAATCAGAAGGAAAGCAACAGATTTATGCCGTTCAGGACACCGCGTTAGATGCTATCTACAATATCAGTAGAGCTTATGGTCAATGGGGAATTCTTGATCCCTCTTGGTCCACAGACGGACGGAAATTTGCATACACCGATCTAGTTGTTGTTACAAGTTCGTATACAC
This genomic stretch from bacterium harbors:
- the asnS gene encoding asparagine--tRNA ligase translates to MRNRIYIENIFHHEIADGTEVTLKGWLYNKRSSGKLVFLLLRDGTGTIQCTVYKPTVGDDMFSSADKIAQESSVSITGNIHKDERAPGGYEIQVSRVELIHQAVDYPITPKEHGPEFLMDNRHLWLRSKNQHAIMRIRHTVIKAIRDFFDGRGFTLIDTPIFTPAACEGTTTLFETEYFESKAYLAQSGQLYAEAGAMALGKVYCFGPTFRAEKSKTRRHLTEFWMVEPEVAFNDLYDNMELAEDFLEYIVQTVLRERAQELNILERDTSKLVNVKAPFPRVHYEEAVKIIHDSGLTFESGNDFGAPDEAAISAKFDRPVIVHHYPAAVKAFYMKRDPNQPDKALAMDILAPEGYGEIVGGSQREDDYDTLLKRIKEHHLPPEAFDWYLDLRRYGSVPHAGFGLGVERTITWICGIQHLREAIAFPRMIHRLKP